One part of the Bdellovibrio bacteriovorus genome encodes these proteins:
- a CDS encoding PAS domain-containing protein: MALEADFALDELFFSKTDFKGRIESGNQVFVRVSEYSKDEILGRPHNIIRHQDMPRSVFKLFWSYLQSNRPIAAFVKNRSKTGKYYWVFAMAFPMNDGYLSIRLKPTSVFLGEVQKIYAELVPRESTGLGIEQSEGLLLSELHKRGFHSYDAFMTRALLEEMKSRDQLLLHYEKKVLQTNKRSDRVGEMQEASGKCTDAARTAFDLADSLNQRFSRNNQAQNISDICREVQMVTTNLTISAAKLGEAGKTLSVVSKNLERLAMEIAESSREFDEIFASFSVAASRMYFSMATSRLQIEMMNHLIGETQSSEQEDFLVQNCHLLKDLISANFADVEETAKKLIKENKSLNRSINMLSKVTAGMDVICVVGKIEMARVKDFSSSLESLLGDMENLTASFKKTLRSIENESQWGLVRSSELKNHLYVISQSLRHVDNSMMA, encoded by the coding sequence ATGGCTCTGGAAGCCGACTTTGCATTGGACGAATTGTTTTTCTCTAAAACTGATTTTAAAGGGCGGATCGAATCAGGCAATCAAGTCTTCGTCAGAGTCAGCGAATACTCTAAGGACGAGATCCTGGGACGCCCCCATAACATCATTCGCCATCAGGATATGCCCCGCAGTGTCTTTAAACTGTTCTGGAGCTACCTGCAAAGCAACAGACCCATTGCGGCTTTTGTAAAAAACAGATCAAAAACCGGCAAGTACTACTGGGTCTTTGCTATGGCCTTCCCCATGAACGATGGCTATCTTTCCATTCGTTTAAAGCCCACGTCTGTCTTTCTGGGTGAAGTGCAGAAGATCTATGCCGAGCTGGTGCCCCGAGAAAGCACCGGTCTTGGCATTGAGCAAAGCGAAGGTCTGTTGCTTTCAGAACTTCATAAACGCGGTTTTCACAGCTATGACGCTTTTATGACCCGTGCCCTGCTGGAGGAAATGAAATCCCGGGATCAGTTGCTGCTGCACTATGAAAAGAAAGTCTTGCAGACAAATAAGCGCTCGGACCGAGTGGGGGAAATGCAGGAAGCTTCAGGCAAATGCACCGACGCCGCCCGGACCGCTTTTGACCTTGCTGATTCCCTGAACCAGCGCTTTAGCCGCAACAACCAGGCACAGAATATCAGCGACATCTGCCGCGAAGTGCAGATGGTCACCACCAATCTGACCATCTCGGCCGCCAAACTGGGCGAAGCAGGAAAAACCTTAAGTGTGGTTTCCAAGAATCTGGAAAGACTGGCAATGGAAATTGCCGAAAGTTCCCGGGAGTTTGATGAAATCTTCGCCAGCTTCAGTGTCGCGGCTTCGCGCATGTACTTTTCCATGGCCACATCACGCCTGCAAATTGAAATGATGAACCATCTGATTGGTGAAACCCAAAGCTCCGAACAAGAGGACTTCCTTGTTCAGAACTGTCATCTTTTGAAGGATCTCATTTCAGCAAACTTTGCCGATGTGGAGGAAACTGCCAAGAAGCTGATCAAAGAAAACAAGTCCCTGAACCGCTCTATCAACATGCTGTCCAAAGTCACCGCAGGGATGGATGTCATCTGTGTCGTGGGAAAGATCGAAATGGCCCGGGTAAAGGACTTCTCAAGCTCTTTGGAGTCCTTGCTGGGTGATATGGAAAATCTGACCGCGAGCTTTAAAAAGACACTAAGGTCGATTGAAAATGAAAGCCAATGGGGGCTTGTTCGGTCCAGCGAGCTAAAAAACCATCTTTACGTGATTTCTCAAAGTCTTCGCCATGTTGACAACAGCATGATGGCATAA
- a CDS encoding aminopeptidase P family protein: MSRKPIYDMNIFSERRKKAGEQIPGGALVVASHPEYIRNHDCHFPYRQDSNLFYLTGWEEPESVLIHRPGLTPETVMFVRRRDVERETWDGFRYGPEGCEREFKIDKAYPFDELTKVAPQLLKEVDRVYYSQYKNTEMDHKMQEILQTVKALQGRMGNGLLAIHDADILLGELRLVKSEYELTQLREACEISAQAHLAAMRFTRPGVTERQVQGVLAHNFYMRGSAREGYNYIVASGNAATTLHYNFNDQVCKDGDLLLIDAGAEFNYYTGDITRTYPVNGKFTDEQARVYEGVLKVQKQICDYVKPGIFFKDLHDMGTSLLTDLMLDLGLLSGRKDDLIQALAQKKYYPHGIGHWLGMDVHDAGLYFKKNEPRPIEANMCFTIEPGLYIPADDASAPQKYRGIGIRIEDNLRVTSSGSENMTSSVPKEIADIEKVVGKA; this comes from the coding sequence ATGAGCAGAAAACCCATCTATGACATGAACATCTTTTCCGAAAGAAGAAAAAAAGCCGGGGAGCAAATCCCAGGTGGCGCTCTGGTCGTGGCTTCTCATCCGGAATACATCCGCAATCATGACTGTCATTTCCCGTATCGTCAGGATTCCAATCTGTTTTACCTGACCGGCTGGGAAGAGCCTGAGTCTGTTTTGATTCACCGTCCGGGTTTGACTCCGGAAACAGTGATGTTCGTGCGCCGTCGTGACGTGGAAAGAGAAACCTGGGATGGTTTCCGCTATGGTCCGGAAGGCTGCGAGCGCGAGTTCAAAATCGACAAGGCCTATCCATTTGATGAACTGACCAAAGTGGCGCCTCAGCTTTTGAAAGAGGTCGACCGCGTTTATTACAGTCAGTACAAAAACACCGAGATGGATCACAAGATGCAGGAAATTCTGCAAACGGTGAAAGCTCTTCAAGGGCGCATGGGGAATGGCCTTTTGGCAATTCACGATGCGGATATCCTGCTGGGTGAACTTCGTCTGGTGAAATCTGAATACGAACTGACTCAGTTGCGTGAAGCGTGTGAAATTTCCGCTCAGGCCCATTTGGCGGCTATGCGCTTCACCCGCCCAGGGGTGACGGAACGCCAGGTGCAAGGGGTGCTGGCACACAACTTCTATATGAGAGGTTCTGCCCGTGAAGGTTACAACTATATCGTGGCTTCCGGAAATGCCGCGACGACTTTGCATTACAACTTCAACGATCAGGTCTGCAAGGACGGGGATCTGTTGCTGATTGATGCGGGCGCCGAGTTCAACTACTACACCGGCGACATCACGCGCACCTATCCGGTGAACGGCAAGTTCACAGACGAGCAGGCGCGTGTGTACGAAGGTGTTTTGAAAGTTCAAAAGCAGATCTGCGACTATGTGAAGCCGGGAATTTTCTTTAAAGACCTGCACGACATGGGAACGTCTTTGTTGACGGATCTGATGTTGGACTTGGGTTTGTTGTCCGGGCGCAAGGATGATTTGATTCAGGCCTTGGCTCAGAAAAAGTATTATCCTCACGGTATCGGCCACTGGCTGGGCATGGATGTGCATGATGCTGGTTTGTACTTTAAAAAGAACGAGCCACGTCCGATCGAAGCCAATATGTGCTTCACGATCGAACCGGGTCTTTACATCCCGGCTGACGATGCATCAGCTCCTCAGAAATACCGTGGTATCGGTATTCGTATCGAGGACAATCTGCGTGTGACTTCGTCTGGCTCTGAAAACATGACTTCATCAGTTCCCAAAGAAATTGCGGATATCGAAAAAGTCGTCGGCAAGGCTTAA
- a CDS encoding patatin-like phospholipase family protein, which produces MSSSFLPKKSSWIVLFLFLASCQNLRTREDIRKTPQPTPSRPGVTQPRPPENVGTPPPMESDEEDVAETPPPPPAPVIPTMPKIGVILGGGGAKTYAHIGFLHELQRAKVPVYAIGGVEFAAPMAALYANKELANDVEWQMFKLKDEEVLKKSLLGGVNKNNEVTVLKDFVGVAFNRAKVEDFKVPFACPSYNLKKNQVYLMNRGGIDQLMYLCMAYPPFFKPYQNSVAGVRDITALANYLRQKGANYIVMVNVLQAPGGSKPFTLESSATDNVLWSEIAGLYNKPLPGVDTVISLDTSSYGIMDFDKRREIMNKGADSAARQLKGLTRKWGL; this is translated from the coding sequence ATGAGTTCTTCGTTTTTGCCAAAAAAATCTAGCTGGATTGTCTTGTTCCTGTTTCTGGCAAGCTGTCAGAACTTAAGAACCCGCGAAGACATTCGCAAAACTCCGCAGCCGACTCCCAGCCGTCCGGGGGTGACTCAGCCGCGTCCGCCGGAAAATGTCGGCACTCCGCCGCCGATGGAATCAGATGAAGAAGACGTGGCTGAAACGCCACCACCGCCTCCGGCGCCGGTGATTCCGACCATGCCCAAGATCGGTGTGATTCTGGGCGGTGGCGGGGCAAAGACCTATGCGCACATCGGATTCCTGCATGAGCTGCAAAGAGCCAAGGTTCCGGTTTACGCTATTGGTGGAGTTGAATTTGCCGCTCCGATGGCGGCGCTTTACGCCAACAAGGAACTTGCCAACGATGTAGAGTGGCAGATGTTTAAGCTGAAGGATGAAGAGGTTTTGAAAAAATCCCTTCTGGGCGGTGTGAACAAGAACAACGAAGTGACGGTGTTGAAGGACTTTGTCGGGGTGGCTTTCAATCGCGCCAAAGTGGAAGACTTCAAAGTGCCGTTTGCCTGTCCGTCTTACAACTTAAAGAAGAATCAGGTCTACCTGATGAACCGTGGGGGCATCGATCAGTTGATGTATCTGTGCATGGCCTATCCGCCGTTCTTTAAGCCCTACCAAAACAGCGTGGCGGGCGTTCGCGACATCACGGCCCTGGCCAATTACCTGCGCCAAAAAGGGGCTAACTATATCGTGATGGTCAATGTGCTGCAGGCCCCGGGGGGTTCAAAACCCTTCACCCTGGAGTCCAGTGCCACCGACAACGTCTTATGGAGTGAAATCGCGGGACTGTATAATAAGCCTTTGCCAGGAGTTGACACTGTCATCTCGCTTGATACGTCCAGCTATGGTATTATGGATTTCGACAAGCGTCGTGAGATCATGAACAAGGGGGCAGACTCTGCCGCCCGTCAGTTGAAGGGTCTTACCCGCAAATGGGGACTTTAG
- a CDS encoding TlyA family RNA methyltransferase has translation MGDKLRLDLYLVEKGLAQSRTHAQELIEAGQVFLIENSQKRILKKASFAVLESHQGKIEVEAGPANRFVSRGGLKLEGALAQAGISVQGLKVLDVGISTGGFTDCLLQKGASLVLGVDVGHGQVHSSLRSNPRLTVIEGINARNLSREEAVNQATPPDKFDLVVMDVSFISISLIVPELAPFLKTEGCLLSLVKPQFEVGVDGLAKGGIVKDVSLYKEVETRIKELCSQNGFKVLDYFPSPIQGKDGNNEFFVFAKKI, from the coding sequence ATGGGCGATAAACTGCGTTTGGATCTTTATCTTGTTGAAAAGGGTCTGGCGCAGTCGCGCACTCATGCTCAGGAGCTGATCGAGGCGGGTCAGGTTTTTCTTATTGAAAATTCGCAAAAGCGCATTTTGAAAAAGGCAAGCTTCGCCGTTTTGGAATCCCATCAGGGAAAGATTGAAGTGGAAGCAGGTCCGGCGAATCGTTTTGTGTCCCGCGGAGGCTTGAAACTGGAAGGCGCTTTGGCGCAAGCCGGGATTTCCGTGCAGGGGCTGAAAGTTCTGGATGTGGGTATTTCCACAGGGGGCTTTACCGATTGTCTTCTGCAAAAGGGCGCAAGCTTGGTGCTGGGTGTGGACGTGGGCCACGGTCAGGTTCACAGCAGCCTTCGTTCCAATCCACGACTGACAGTTATCGAGGGCATCAATGCCCGCAATCTTTCCCGTGAAGAAGCCGTCAATCAGGCGACCCCGCCAGACAAGTTTGACCTGGTCGTCATGGACGTCTCTTTTATTTCCATCTCTTTGATAGTTCCGGAACTGGCACCTTTTCTTAAGACTGAAGGCTGTCTTTTAAGTCTGGTGAAGCCCCAATTCGAGGTCGGCGTTGACGGCCTTGCCAAGGGGGGTATAGTCAAAGATGTTTCACTGTATAAAGAAGTCGAGACGCGGATAAAGGAACTTTGTTCGCAAAATGGATTTAAGGTTCTCGACTACTTCCCATCTCCGATTCAGGGAAAGGACGGAAATAATGAGTTCTTCGTTTTTGCCAAAAAAATCTAG
- a CDS encoding polyprenyl synthetase family protein: MDLAIQIDQEIAARTQAVNQFVEKYLSDMELPAGSAISELRKSMLYSATNGGKRFRPVLSLLVGELFGAGKERILPFAAAVEMIHTYSLIHDDLPCMDNDDMRRGKPTNHKVFGEDFALLAGDALLTEAFMLIAENYGDSSFLVGQLTRLLSSAAGIRGMVGGQAIDLRAGDKQMSLEELTHLHRLKTGALIRVAVEGAAVIAGAKPTEIESLKKFGEGLGLAFQVADDVLDHGEKGQDLRSFTGILGLEGTKTYLKDVSASTLAELHKVSADAPLLEYLISFNQNRQV; encoded by the coding sequence TTGGATCTCGCAATTCAGATTGATCAGGAAATCGCCGCGCGCACCCAGGCTGTGAACCAGTTTGTGGAAAAATATCTGTCTGATATGGAACTGCCAGCCGGCAGCGCCATTTCTGAATTGCGAAAGTCCATGCTTTATTCTGCCACCAACGGCGGGAAACGTTTCCGTCCGGTTCTGTCTTTGCTGGTCGGTGAATTGTTCGGGGCCGGCAAAGAGCGCATCTTGCCTTTCGCTGCTGCCGTGGAAATGATTCATACGTATTCTTTGATTCATGATGATCTGCCGTGCATGGATAACGATGACATGCGCCGCGGGAAACCCACCAATCACAAAGTGTTCGGTGAGGATTTTGCGTTGTTGGCTGGAGATGCTCTTTTGACCGAAGCTTTCATGCTGATTGCTGAAAACTATGGGGATAGCAGCTTCCTGGTCGGGCAACTGACGCGCTTGTTGTCTTCCGCCGCAGGCATTCGTGGCATGGTCGGCGGTCAGGCGATTGACCTGCGTGCCGGGGACAAACAGATGTCGCTGGAAGAGCTGACTCATCTGCACCGTCTTAAAACCGGTGCTTTGATTCGTGTGGCGGTTGAGGGGGCGGCTGTGATTGCCGGGGCTAAACCCACAGAAATTGAAAGTCTTAAAAAGTTCGGCGAAGGCCTGGGGCTTGCTTTCCAGGTGGCCGACGATGTTTTGGATCACGGCGAAAAAGGTCAGGATCTTCGCAGCTTCACCGGTATCCTGGGGCTTGAAGGCACCAAGACCTATCTGAAAGATGTCAGTGCTTCGACACTGGCGGAACTGCACAAAGTGTCTGCCGATGCTCCACTGCTGGAGTATCTGATCAGCTTTAATCAAAACCGTCAGGTGTAA
- a CDS encoding exodeoxyribonuclease VII small subunit → MDFEKKLGRLEEIVQKMEKGDLALEESLKLFEEGVKLSRECHQRLNEAESKVKLLMSVGADGQPVTTDFTPEEN, encoded by the coding sequence ATGGATTTTGAAAAGAAACTTGGCCGTCTGGAAGAGATCGTGCAAAAGATGGAAAAAGGCGATCTGGCTCTGGAAGAGTCTTTGAAGCTGTTCGAGGAAGGTGTGAAACTTTCCCGCGAATGCCATCAGCGTTTGAACGAAGCTGAATCCAAAGTGAAGCTTTTGATGTCTGTGGGGGCTGATGGTCAGCCGGTGACCACTGATTTCACTCCAGAGGAGAACTAA
- the xseA gene encoding exodeoxyribonuclease VII large subunit produces MLTKTNEPSVLSVEQLNIYVKQLLEGQIGQVWVKGEISNFKAHTSGHFYFSLKDSRSQITAVMFRGNNARLKFKPTDGMEVIVRGRITVYEPRGNYQLMCEMMEPVGAGALQKAFEQLKMKLKAEGLFESARKKPIPTFPRHIAIVTSPTGAAIRDILNVLSRRAKAIQVTVVPTIVQGEAAAPQICEAFKKATALPGVDVVIVGRGGGSIEDMWCFNDERLARLIAASPVPVISAVGHEIDFTIADFVADLRAPTPSAAAELVAKSSGELANKVVSLERMLHLTFEKKMKFLREKMRGLSKRLVDPKRRLQDLELRNDDLLNRLEFAINRRLAERRHRVELMSQKLGSPQDLIDEKKKDLEYLKARSEKALHFSIERKKARMGKVMAMLDSLSPLKVVERGYSIVTKNSQVIKSASQVKKGDLLDIRLAQGSVTAVVDGVKEE; encoded by the coding sequence TTGTTGACGAAGACCAATGAACCTTCCGTGCTTTCCGTTGAACAGCTGAATATCTATGTGAAACAGTTGTTGGAAGGACAGATCGGGCAGGTGTGGGTGAAGGGTGAAATTTCAAACTTCAAAGCGCACACCTCGGGCCATTTTTATTTCAGCCTGAAAGATTCCCGCTCCCAGATCACGGCCGTGATGTTCCGTGGCAACAACGCCCGCTTAAAATTCAAACCCACCGATGGGATGGAAGTGATCGTGCGCGGCCGTATCACGGTGTATGAACCGCGCGGCAACTATCAACTGATGTGCGAGATGATGGAGCCGGTCGGCGCCGGGGCTTTGCAAAAAGCTTTCGAACAGCTAAAGATGAAATTGAAAGCCGAGGGTTTGTTTGAATCTGCCCGTAAAAAACCGATTCCGACTTTCCCAAGGCATATTGCGATTGTGACGTCCCCGACCGGGGCGGCCATTCGTGATATTTTGAATGTTCTTTCCCGTCGTGCCAAAGCCATCCAGGTGACGGTGGTTCCAACCATCGTTCAGGGGGAAGCGGCGGCTCCGCAAATCTGCGAGGCCTTTAAGAAAGCCACGGCCCTTCCGGGTGTGGATGTGGTGATTGTCGGACGTGGTGGCGGGTCGATTGAGGACATGTGGTGCTTTAATGACGAACGTCTTGCGCGTTTGATTGCGGCCAGTCCGGTTCCGGTGATCTCTGCCGTGGGACATGAAATTGATTTTACTATTGCCGACTTCGTGGCGGACTTGCGTGCGCCGACCCCGTCGGCTGCAGCAGAGCTTGTGGCGAAAAGTTCGGGTGAACTGGCCAATAAGGTTGTTTCGCTAGAGCGTATGCTGCATCTGACTTTTGAAAAGAAGATGAAGTTCCTGCGTGAAAAGATGCGGGGTCTTTCCAAGCGTCTGGTCGATCCGAAGCGCCGCTTGCAGGATCTGGAGCTTCGCAATGATGATCTTTTAAATCGTCTGGAGTTTGCGATCAACCGCCGTCTGGCGGAGCGCCGTCACCGGGTGGAGCTGATGAGTCAGAAACTGGGAAGCCCTCAGGATCTGATCGATGAAAAGAAAAAGGATCTGGAATATCTGAAAGCACGTTCTGAAAAGGCGCTGCATTTTTCGATTGAAAGAAAAAAGGCCCGCATGGGCAAGGTCATGGCTATGCTGGATAGTCTCAGTCCACTGAAGGTGGTTGAGCGTGGCTATTCAATCGTGACCAAAAATTCGCAAGTAATTAAATCTGCGAGCCAGGTGAAAAAAGGAGACCTTTTGGATATCCGTCTGGCTCAGGGCTCAGTGACCGCTGTCGTGGATGGCGTGAAGGAGGAATAG
- a CDS encoding NifU family protein: MSTQDVLIRIQATPNPNAWKFVLDRAVLNEGKATYADAKEAEQSILASSLFQVEGVRQVHFFQNVITITHNFDADPEEIQRNVCSVIQTRMPAHNPAVTQMDEKKLRRASLPPEVQQIEEILDQTVRPGLQGDGGDLDVVKYEDNKLYVFYQGACGTCPSATSGTLMAIEGILRDQFNPTIEVIPM; the protein is encoded by the coding sequence ATGAGCACCCAAGATGTACTGATTCGTATTCAGGCAACTCCAAACCCTAATGCGTGGAAATTCGTGTTGGATCGCGCCGTCTTGAATGAAGGAAAAGCGACCTATGCGGATGCCAAGGAAGCTGAGCAGAGCATTCTGGCGTCTTCCTTGTTCCAGGTGGAGGGCGTTCGTCAGGTTCACTTCTTCCAGAACGTGATCACGATCACTCATAATTTTGATGCGGATCCGGAAGAGATTCAGCGCAATGTTTGTTCGGTGATTCAGACCCGTATGCCAGCGCATAATCCGGCTGTGACCCAGATGGATGAAAAGAAGCTTCGCCGCGCCAGCCTTCCTCCTGAGGTCCAGCAGATCGAAGAGATTCTGGACCAAACGGTCCGTCCCGGTTTGCAAGGTGACGGCGGGGATCTGGATGTGGTGAAATATGAAGATAACAAGCTTTATGTCTTTTACCAGGGAGCTTGTGGAACCTGCCCAAGTGCCACTTCAGGAACACTGATGGCCATCGAGGGAATTTTGCGGGATCAATTCAATCCAACAATTGAAGTTATCCCGATGTGA
- a CDS encoding aminotransferase class V-fold PLP-dependent enzyme: MSNLDDIFASVRSQFPALTQKVHGKNLVYLDSGATTLKPQSVVDRIAHFYSYETSNVHRGAHYLGDVATGHFEAARQKVAEFLGARQSEEIIFVRGTTEGVNLVANSWGLSNLKAGDEILITVMEHHGNIVPWQMVAEKVGAKVVAADILDNGELDLEDFKKKLNSRTKMVAFTASSNVLGTNTDMKLLTKLAHEVGAKVLVDGAQIVSQLPVNVSEIDCDFFVFSAHKLFGPFGFGAVYGKKEILDQMPPYQGGGSMISKVTIEKTTFNDVPTRFEAGTPHVEGAVGLHAALTFVEKIGLDKIHKYEMDLLNYATGKLLEIPDLKIYGTSLNKGAILSFNLKGAHHSDIGQILDQEGVAVRAGHHCTQPLMARLGVPGTVRASLSVYNNREDIDSMVKAVVKAREMLL; encoded by the coding sequence ATGAGCAATCTAGACGATATATTTGCCTCTGTAAGATCCCAGTTCCCGGCTTTGACTCAAAAAGTTCATGGCAAGAACCTGGTTTATCTGGACAGTGGGGCGACAACTTTGAAGCCGCAGTCGGTGGTCGACCGTATTGCGCATTTTTATTCTTATGAAACTTCCAATGTTCATCGTGGCGCTCACTATCTGGGTGATGTGGCGACGGGGCATTTCGAAGCGGCCCGCCAGAAGGTGGCCGAATTCCTGGGGGCCCGTCAGTCCGAGGAAATCATCTTTGTTCGCGGCACTACCGAGGGCGTGAATCTGGTGGCAAATTCCTGGGGTCTTTCGAACTTGAAAGCCGGGGATGAGATCCTGATCACCGTGATGGAGCATCACGGAAACATCGTGCCGTGGCAGATGGTCGCGGAAAAAGTCGGCGCCAAAGTTGTGGCGGCGGATATTCTGGATAACGGTGAACTGGATCTTGAAGATTTCAAAAAGAAATTGAACTCTCGCACGAAGATGGTGGCGTTCACCGCTTCTTCGAATGTTCTGGGCACCAATACGGACATGAAGCTTTTGACGAAGCTGGCTCACGAAGTCGGTGCGAAGGTTCTGGTGGATGGGGCCCAGATCGTGTCTCAGTTGCCGGTGAATGTTTCAGAGATTGATTGCGACTTCTTTGTGTTTTCTGCTCACAAGCTTTTCGGCCCTTTTGGGTTTGGGGCTGTGTACGGGAAAAAAGAGATTCTGGATCAGATGCCACCTTATCAAGGGGGCGGCAGCATGATTTCCAAAGTGACGATCGAAAAAACCACGTTCAATGATGTGCCGACTCGTTTTGAGGCTGGAACTCCGCACGTGGAAGGTGCGGTGGGTTTGCATGCGGCGCTGACGTTTGTTGAAAAGATCGGTCTGGATAAAATCCATAAGTATGAAATGGATCTTTTGAACTATGCGACGGGCAAGCTTCTGGAGATTCCGGATTTGAAAATCTATGGAACCTCTCTGAATAAAGGGGCGATTTTGTCCTTTAATCTGAAAGGGGCTCACCACTCTGACATTGGTCAGATTCTGGACCAGGAAGGTGTGGCAGTCCGAGCTGGTCATCATTGTACGCAGCCCCTGATGGCGCGTCTGGGAGTTCCAGGCACCGTCAGAGCGTCCCTTTCAGTGTATAATAATCGTGAAGATATTGATTCTATGGTTAAAGCCGTGGTGAAGGCCCGGGAGATGTTGTTATGA
- the sufD gene encoding Fe-S cluster assembly protein SufD: MNLLTSYEKFSQSNPAEGALSAFRKAGYDYALNKGLPTRKDEAWHYTSVKALNEGTFLPSAVSPFEPSHDTLVEIKKYLNPEFANIVFFNGVLNKTLSAELPAGVSLKELSQYPAQFDDTFDALNGAYMAKPFVVSVAKETSVEKPVNFVFFTSAEGGPSLMVSPRLSLEVGARSSVRVLESHYGKTGTSYFANSVSDVHVGESAKLVYVRVQAESESAVNIGRTRMVVEKDANVESLAFATGASLSRHSLDVILNGPGSNTEILGVYAVRGTQHVDNTSLINHKVGECNTNQLYKGILDGESRAVFCGTVRIEKGAQKANSAQLNNNLLLSGKAEADSKPCLQIYADDVKAAHGSTVGQLNREELFYLQSRAIPKEKAIPMLSYGFLSEVIYKISDESIQKWLSRHLDEAFSSLALNR, from the coding sequence ATGAACCTGTTAACGAGCTATGAAAAATTCAGTCAATCCAATCCTGCCGAAGGCGCATTGTCCGCTTTCCGCAAGGCGGGGTATGACTATGCTCTGAATAAAGGTCTTCCGACCCGCAAAGATGAAGCCTGGCACTATACCAGCGTGAAAGCTTTGAATGAAGGCACGTTCCTGCCAAGCGCAGTGAGCCCGTTTGAGCCAAGTCATGACACTCTGGTTGAAATCAAAAAATATCTGAACCCAGAATTTGCCAACATCGTTTTCTTCAATGGTGTTTTGAACAAGACCCTGTCGGCTGAATTGCCAGCGGGCGTGAGTCTAAAAGAACTTTCCCAGTATCCGGCTCAGTTTGATGACACCTTTGATGCTTTGAACGGCGCTTACATGGCAAAGCCGTTCGTGGTGAGTGTTGCCAAAGAAACGTCTGTGGAAAAACCTGTGAATTTCGTCTTCTTCACGTCAGCGGAAGGGGGCCCGTCATTGATGGTTTCTCCTCGCCTCAGCCTTGAAGTGGGCGCACGTTCTTCCGTGCGTGTGCTGGAAAGCCATTACGGCAAGACGGGCACCAGTTACTTTGCGAACTCGGTCAGCGACGTGCACGTTGGTGAAAGTGCCAAGCTTGTGTACGTGCGTGTTCAGGCCGAAAGCGAAAGTGCCGTGAATATCGGTCGCACCCGCATGGTGGTGGAAAAAGACGCTAACGTGGAAAGTCTGGCATTTGCGACGGGTGCAAGTCTGTCTCGCCATTCGTTGGATGTGATCTTGAACGGTCCTGGCTCCAACACAGAAATCCTGGGCGTGTACGCTGTTCGTGGCACCCAGCACGTGGACAACACGTCTTTGATCAACCATAAAGTGGGCGAGTGCAATACCAATCAGCTTTACAAAGGCATCCTGGACGGGGAATCCCGTGCCGTGTTCTGCGGAACCGTTCGCATCGAAAAAGGTGCGCAGAAAGCCAACTCGGCCCAGTTGAACAATAATCTGCTTTTAAGTGGCAAGGCGGAAGCCGACAGCAAGCCTTGTTTGCAGATCTATGCAGACGACGTGAAAGCGGCGCACGGCTCCACAGTGGGTCAGTTGAACCGCGAAGAGCTGTTCTATCTGCAATCCCGCGCAATCCCTAAAGAGAAAGCCATCCCGATGCTGAGCTACGGGTTCCTTTCTGAAGTGATTTATAAAATTTCCGACGAGAGCATCCAGAAATGGCTGTCTCGCCATCTGGACGAGGCGTTCAGCAGCCTTGCCCTGAATCGGTAA
- the sufC gene encoding Fe-S cluster assembly ATPase SufC, which translates to MNLLEIKNLHARVEEKEILKGLNLTVKPGEVHAIMGPNGSGKSTLSKVLAGHPAYEVTAGEVKYEVNFNMTNLLDLEPDERAKEGIFLAFQYPIEVPGVSNFTFLHTAFNSVLQHQGSEPMPEGEFREFLYQKMKLVSMKPEYLDRPVNTGFSGGEKKKNEILQMAVLSPRLALLDETDSGLDIDALRVVSEGVNKLRRKDNAIILVTHYQRLLDYIKPDYVHVLANGKIIETGDSSLALKLEEKGYDWLTV; encoded by the coding sequence ATGAATTTACTAGAGATCAAAAACCTACATGCAAGAGTTGAAGAAAAAGAAATCCTGAAAGGTCTGAACCTGACAGTGAAACCGGGTGAAGTTCATGCCATCATGGGCCCGAACGGCTCTGGCAAATCCACTCTTTCCAAAGTTCTGGCCGGTCACCCGGCTTATGAAGTCACTGCAGGTGAAGTGAAATACGAAGTGAACTTCAACATGACCAACTTGTTGGATCTTGAACCGGATGAAAGAGCCAAAGAAGGCATCTTCCTGGCATTCCAGTATCCGATTGAAGTCCCGGGGGTTTCCAACTTCACGTTCCTGCACACGGCTTTCAACTCTGTATTGCAGCACCAGGGCTCTGAACCAATGCCTGAAGGTGAGTTCCGCGAATTCCTTTATCAGAAAATGAAACTGGTCAGCATGAAACCTGAATATCTGGATCGCCCGGTGAACACAGGTTTCTCTGGTGGTGAGAAAAAGAAAAATGAAATTCTGCAGATGGCGGTTTTGTCCCCGCGCCTGGCGCTTTTGGATGAAACAGATTCCGGTCTGGATATCGATGCTTTGCGTGTTGTTTCTGAAGGGGTGAATAAACTTCGCCGTAAAGACAACGCGATCATTCTGGTTACTCACTATCAGCGTCTGTTGGATTATATCAAGCCGGATTACGTTCACGTTTTGGCGAACGGCAAGATCATTGAGACTGGCGACAGCTCACTGGCGCTGAAGCTGGAAGAAAAAGGCTACGACTGGCTGACGGTATAG